Proteins from one Sphingopyxis terrae subsp. terrae NBRC 15098 genomic window:
- a CDS encoding helix-turn-helix domain-containing protein, whose product MSASAGPVYYGTTEPLPTRLRRFRELCGISRSELALRTGLSRPTIWAWESGKTRPRLRNLRVLANVLGISQLELVGGLEAAVPDNEVEAMLATGWEHGDMPAGIANPQRLSIMIYAAKLSIAALAGIKAQNVKISIEL is encoded by the coding sequence ATGAGTGCCTCGGCCGGCCCCGTCTATTATGGCACGACCGAACCTCTTCCGACGCGGCTTCGTCGTTTTCGCGAGCTGTGCGGCATCAGCCGCTCGGAGCTCGCGCTGCGGACGGGTCTCAGTCGGCCGACGATATGGGCGTGGGAATCGGGCAAGACCCGGCCGCGGCTTAGAAACCTGCGCGTTTTGGCGAACGTCCTTGGTATCTCGCAGCTCGAGCTTGTCGGCGGGCTCGAGGCAGCGGTTCCTGACAACGAAGTCGAGGCGATGTTGGCGACGGGGTGGGAACATGGCGACATGCCCGCAGGGATCGCCAATCCGCAGCGGCTCAGCATCATGATCTATGCCGCCAAGCTCAGCATTGCGGCGCTTGCCGGGATCAAGGCGCAGAATGTGAAAATTTCGATCGAGCTCTGA
- a CDS encoding BamA/OMP85 family outer membrane protein: protein MESGISFRSLRQTVQGAALGVAAIFCVCESAPLYARERAIVQAPPYAPFRYSTAMARVLAVQEGWPPEPADADSSNVARADASGTLFLSAPIAPGLAEAGPPTEASDAHRKSAQATPLAIDWDAPIAPRTAAASPSSLAGAREADDVGFDTASKGAIGETTANLNVDVDVDVGGADWLGNAGLRRRAVIARAETSVTDRAICGDCLDPRDGKFADKQGRAVWQTAAIARGPKGAERGRAPRGAVNAIPNSLRPGIAIRFGPSAPVTTFDPPALPSDMINLACVVAAQNRAGPPCFSVGSANRVGRDATASMGRFPAFEADVSAAPWLGDGGRRRAALLARPEASKLGMASQPTGNVEDDGAVLPSEAVTGIDGADGQASETDLLAIKTLPRGGIAFSGGYSSLEGPIGTVKIARTNIGAPGRDINASVRYSKIQRLFEFGLADANFMGRKLLLAPTFFYSRSTAVGFDAQSKSSVFRQTARGVNFYAAKSFGRGLRVAANYRYSDEDFLIRQQNARCDVGLHGSPFCNALGRSTSSVLSVGLTLDRRDRAVGPTRGFQLRLTPEIAGPGGTSRFFRFRATGNFHRRIGDMLDVSLGLEGGIMETIGGRTIPLFDRFYIGGNSMRGFDLRGIGPKVVPLKAPIAPPTAIGGRAYYAGRLEVAFRVEGAMQKFGVIPSVFVDAGSVFGASKNELITGERLIGNSAKPRVAVGLGLAFNAGPGQLRFSLAQPVVRQEGDRSRKFSISLGTAF, encoded by the coding sequence GTGGAATCTGGAATATCGTTCCGCAGCCTTCGTCAGACGGTGCAAGGCGCCGCGCTGGGCGTCGCGGCGATATTCTGCGTCTGCGAATCCGCGCCGCTCTATGCGCGTGAGCGCGCGATCGTTCAGGCGCCACCTTATGCCCCCTTTCGCTACTCGACGGCGATGGCGCGTGTTCTGGCGGTCCAGGAAGGTTGGCCGCCCGAGCCCGCGGATGCCGATTCTTCCAACGTGGCGCGGGCGGACGCTTCGGGCACCCTTTTCTTGTCGGCGCCGATTGCGCCAGGTTTGGCCGAAGCCGGACCGCCGACCGAAGCGTCGGATGCGCATCGGAAAAGTGCACAGGCCACGCCCTTGGCTATCGACTGGGACGCGCCGATCGCACCAAGGACTGCCGCTGCCTCGCCTTCGTCGTTGGCCGGCGCGCGAGAGGCTGACGATGTCGGCTTCGACACCGCCTCGAAGGGGGCGATCGGCGAAACAACGGCCAATCTCAATGTCGATGTCGATGTTGACGTCGGCGGCGCGGATTGGCTGGGTAATGCCGGGCTTCGCCGACGAGCGGTGATCGCGCGCGCAGAGACGTCTGTCACGGATCGGGCCATTTGTGGCGACTGCCTCGATCCTCGGGACGGCAAGTTCGCGGATAAGCAGGGGCGCGCGGTGTGGCAGACGGCCGCTATCGCGCGCGGCCCGAAAGGGGCGGAGCGCGGCCGGGCTCCACGCGGCGCGGTGAACGCAATTCCGAACAGCTTGAGGCCGGGCATTGCTATTCGCTTCGGTCCGTCCGCTCCCGTCACCACTTTCGATCCGCCAGCGCTGCCTTCAGACATGATAAATCTGGCGTGCGTGGTGGCTGCCCAGAACCGGGCCGGGCCGCCGTGCTTTTCCGTCGGCAGCGCCAATCGCGTTGGCCGTGATGCGACGGCAAGCATGGGCCGATTCCCCGCCTTCGAGGCCGATGTCTCTGCCGCCCCCTGGCTCGGCGACGGGGGGCGGCGCCGGGCCGCGCTCCTCGCGCGGCCCGAAGCTTCGAAGCTGGGTATGGCGTCGCAGCCGACCGGCAACGTCGAGGACGATGGCGCTGTCCTGCCGTCCGAGGCCGTCACCGGCATTGATGGCGCTGACGGCCAAGCCAGCGAGACCGATCTTTTGGCGATCAAGACGCTGCCGCGGGGAGGGATCGCTTTTTCGGGTGGCTATTCGTCGCTCGAAGGGCCGATCGGTACCGTCAAGATCGCGCGCACCAACATCGGCGCGCCGGGCCGCGACATCAACGCATCGGTGCGCTACTCGAAAATTCAGCGCCTGTTCGAATTTGGTCTCGCTGATGCTAATTTCATGGGCAGAAAATTGTTACTGGCGCCGACATTTTTCTATTCCCGATCCACCGCGGTAGGCTTCGACGCTCAAAGCAAATCGTCTGTGTTTCGGCAGACCGCACGCGGCGTTAATTTCTATGCCGCGAAATCCTTCGGCCGGGGCCTGCGGGTCGCCGCAAATTACCGCTATTCGGACGAGGATTTCCTGATTCGCCAGCAGAATGCGCGATGTGACGTCGGCCTGCATGGCAGCCCGTTCTGCAATGCGCTGGGCCGGTCGACCAGTTCGGTATTGAGCGTTGGACTCACGCTCGACCGGCGCGACCGCGCGGTCGGTCCGACGCGCGGATTTCAGCTTCGCCTCACGCCGGAAATCGCCGGACCGGGGGGCACGTCGCGCTTTTTCCGGTTTCGCGCAACCGGTAACTTCCACCGCCGTATCGGCGACATGCTTGATGTGTCCTTGGGACTGGAGGGGGGGATAATGGAAACGATCGGGGGGCGGACAATCCCGCTGTTCGACCGTTTCTATATTGGCGGCAACAGCATGCGCGGTTTCGACCTGCGCGGGATCGGACCCAAGGTCGTTCCGTTGAAGGCGCCCATTGCCCCGCCGACGGCGATCGGCGGTCGTGCCTATTATGCCGGGCGGTTGGAAGTGGCATTTCGGGTGGAAGGCGCGATGCAAAAATTCGGTGTCATCCCCAGCGTTTTCGTTGATGCCGGGTCCGTGTTCGGCGCGTCGAAGAACGAGCTGATTACCGGCGAGCGACTGATCGGAAACTCAGCGAAGCCACGCGTGGCGGTCGGCTTGGGGCTGGCATTCAACGCTGGGCCAGGGCAATTGCGGTTCAGTCTCGCCCAGCCCGTCGTGCGCCAGGAAGGCGATCGTTCAAGGAAATTCTCCATCTCCTTGGGAACGGCCTTCTAG
- a CDS encoding HlyD family type I secretion periplasmic adaptor subunit yields MNIPFRFREDGDRVRLALPPPAHDVAGPRVRGSMRLALVSIGLFVVVFAAWSWAAPLNSAAIASGFLEAEGGGRRTVQHLEGGIVRKFLVKEGQEVRAGQPLVLFDATQSEASDVAMRTSLYGLLAQDARLTAERLGLSVVRYPAELLEAADDPQVREIIAASNAEFASRRRGLAEQTQILSQRVGQSNADIRSSEAQIAALTDQAKLLDDEQISVDMLVDEGLERKSRLLALQRQRALVDGERGKLANNLDRLRDTIGETRAQMVSLRGQAVLEAAGQQRQVQLQIAEVREKLTVSSDIRARQQVVAPIAGRVANLRLITPGGVIGAGQPILDIVPTSEKIVVSARLRPIDIDVVHKGLKAEIKLTPYKARVIPNLLGTVKDVSPDAIYDKDAQQIYYKVIVEVSAAQLRKYPDVQLMSGMPAEVYIDLGSSSLVQYLFQPMIDSFNRSFREG; encoded by the coding sequence ATGAACATCCCTTTTCGCTTCCGCGAGGACGGGGATCGGGTGCGCCTGGCGCTGCCGCCCCCCGCGCATGATGTCGCTGGTCCGCGGGTGAGAGGATCGATGCGTCTCGCGCTGGTGTCGATCGGTCTGTTCGTGGTCGTTTTCGCGGCTTGGAGCTGGGCTGCGCCATTGAACAGCGCGGCGATCGCCAGTGGATTTCTGGAGGCCGAAGGCGGAGGGCGCCGGACGGTCCAGCATCTGGAAGGCGGCATCGTGCGCAAATTCCTGGTGAAGGAAGGGCAGGAGGTGCGCGCTGGCCAACCGCTCGTGCTGTTCGACGCGACGCAGAGCGAGGCATCGGACGTGGCCATGCGGACCAGCTTGTACGGCCTGCTCGCACAAGACGCGCGGCTCACCGCCGAGCGGTTGGGCCTGTCGGTGGTCCGCTACCCGGCCGAATTGCTGGAGGCGGCGGACGATCCCCAGGTGAGGGAGATCATTGCCGCCTCCAATGCGGAATTTGCGTCGCGGCGGCGTGGTCTTGCCGAGCAGACGCAGATCCTCTCACAGCGGGTTGGTCAGTCGAACGCCGATATCCGCAGCTCAGAAGCGCAAATCGCGGCGCTGACCGATCAGGCAAAACTGCTCGACGATGAACAGATCAGCGTCGACATGCTTGTCGATGAGGGGTTGGAGCGAAAATCGCGGCTGCTCGCGCTGCAACGCCAGAGGGCATTGGTTGACGGTGAGCGGGGCAAGCTCGCTAACAACCTCGATCGGCTACGCGACACAATTGGCGAGACGCGTGCCCAGATGGTGTCGCTGCGCGGGCAGGCCGTGCTCGAAGCAGCCGGACAGCAGCGCCAAGTGCAATTGCAGATAGCCGAGGTACGCGAGAAGCTGACGGTCAGCAGCGATATTCGCGCGCGTCAGCAGGTGGTCGCGCCGATCGCCGGTCGCGTTGCCAATCTGCGGCTGATTACGCCCGGGGGCGTGATCGGAGCCGGCCAGCCGATCCTCGACATTGTGCCCACGTCTGAAAAGATCGTAGTGTCGGCACGGTTACGTCCGATCGACATCGACGTGGTACACAAGGGGTTGAAGGCAGAGATCAAGCTGACGCCGTACAAGGCACGGGTGATCCCCAACCTCCTCGGGACTGTCAAGGATGTAAGTCCCGATGCGATCTACGACAAGGACGCGCAGCAAATCTACTATAAGGTGATTGTCGAGGTATCGGCAGCGCAGCTCAGGAAATACCCCGATGTCCAGTTGATGTCGGGAATGCCCGCCGAGGTCTATATCGACCTCGGGTCCAGTTCGCTGGTGCAATATCTGTTCCAGCCGATGATCGACAGTTTCAATCGGTCCTTCCGCGAGGGATGA
- a CDS encoding TolC family protein, with translation MRKSRTFWASTLGAPAAAAAFAIAPTPLLAQSASSAVAPSSTMAALARQVVISNPEIAAQRHQVRVAAARLQAAEASYLPTIEANGVLQRREIDIKNGSSTNDARYTAGQAGIEARLRFYDGDRTYNGVKIAKAELEATSAGLDAIISDVLLELLTSAADVQLNRKILRFTEAQTEAIGEQLRATSRRLEFGEATRTDEELARARFATSQAGVLSATEELGVNGHRFRNISGQSGTMVPPLPPLAEVPLSLAAAQRIAQDAAPRLRAARLNAQAGKSGVQFATGALLPQLDAVTGYDYLTGGATNTFTGKYPDDRSSLYYGLELRVPIFLPRDHAEVRRARAVRDQRLSQVDMAVRTVAEEVANAWARWQSAKSTIVAAEAAVAATQEAAEGIKKEAVGGNRTLTDVLNAQNELLNARVTLERAHRNEFVARASLLAATGQLDTKAILDGRCCSSDTSERPTMSALGRPRVADVNKAVADPATAPRPQTSTLGQTPDRDPSDTAAPAGSSGRPASSTLGQKLN, from the coding sequence GTGCGGAAATCAAGGACGTTTTGGGCGAGCACGCTCGGCGCACCCGCTGCCGCCGCGGCGTTCGCCATAGCTCCGACTCCACTGCTCGCGCAGTCGGCGTCGTCCGCGGTCGCGCCATCGAGCACGATGGCCGCGCTCGCGCGTCAAGTCGTCATCTCCAACCCCGAAATCGCGGCACAGCGCCATCAGGTTCGCGTCGCGGCCGCACGGCTACAAGCGGCCGAGGCAAGCTATTTGCCGACGATCGAAGCGAACGGCGTATTGCAGCGGCGTGAGATCGACATCAAAAACGGTAGCAGTACGAACGACGCGCGCTACACCGCCGGACAGGCCGGGATCGAGGCGCGGTTGCGCTTCTATGACGGCGACCGCACTTACAATGGGGTCAAAATCGCCAAGGCCGAACTGGAAGCGACCAGCGCGGGGCTGGACGCTATTATTTCGGACGTACTGCTCGAACTGCTGACCAGCGCCGCGGACGTCCAGCTCAACCGCAAGATCCTGCGATTCACCGAGGCACAGACTGAGGCAATCGGAGAGCAGCTACGCGCGACGTCGCGTCGGCTCGAATTTGGTGAGGCCACCCGTACCGATGAAGAACTGGCGCGCGCGCGGTTCGCGACCTCGCAAGCCGGGGTCCTTTCCGCGACCGAAGAACTGGGCGTCAACGGACATCGGTTTCGCAATATCAGCGGGCAGTCTGGAACGATGGTGCCGCCTCTGCCGCCGCTCGCGGAGGTTCCCTTATCGCTTGCCGCGGCTCAAAGAATTGCCCAGGATGCGGCGCCGCGGCTCCGAGCAGCGCGGCTCAACGCCCAGGCCGGCAAGTCGGGGGTGCAATTTGCCACTGGCGCATTGCTCCCGCAACTCGATGCGGTTACCGGCTATGATTATCTGACCGGCGGCGCGACCAATACATTTACGGGCAAATATCCTGACGATCGCTCGTCGCTCTATTACGGGCTTGAACTGCGCGTGCCAATTTTCCTGCCGCGCGATCATGCCGAGGTTCGCCGCGCTCGCGCGGTCCGCGATCAACGCCTTTCGCAAGTTGATATGGCGGTACGAACGGTAGCGGAGGAGGTCGCGAACGCTTGGGCGCGCTGGCAGTCGGCAAAGAGCACGATCGTCGCAGCTGAGGCAGCGGTCGCGGCCACGCAAGAAGCGGCAGAGGGCATCAAGAAGGAAGCGGTCGGTGGCAACCGGACCCTCACCGACGTTCTGAATGCGCAGAATGAATTGCTGAACGCGCGCGTCACCCTGGAGCGCGCCCATCGCAACGAATTTGTCGCGCGCGCGAGCTTGCTGGCAGCGACAGGGCAGCTCGACACCAAGGCCATTCTCGACGGCCGCTGCTGCAGTTCCGACACGAGCGAGCGCCCGACGATGTCGGCGCTCGGCCGACCTCGCGTGGCCGACGTTAACAAGGCCGTTGCCGATCCCGCAACAGCGCCTCGCCCGCAGACGTCAACGCTGGGTCAGACGCCCGATCGCGACCCCTCCGACACTGCTGCGCCTGCGGGAAGCTCGGGACGCCCGGCAAGCTCGACGCTCGGTCAAAAACTTAACTAG
- a CDS encoding calcium-binding protein: MPTVGSSNAPTNPKNPTARGQVLGTNAVDFIDLNTLVHTANLPYNARGNGGADTVFGNNFDNDLYGDAGDDNVIGRSGNDRIDGGNGNDTLIGDQASVSVPAPGQVLYTGDDNGVADGNDTLLGGAGADTAWGGGGNDFLRGDAGDDVLYGQSGDDRADGGAGNDIVDGGTGNDNLYGGTETDVVTGGDGDDYIDGGTNTNGVDLLSGGDGNDVIFGDKGVNRKADEDYAYNQSNYNRGIGQADEISGGAGDDQIFGQGGNDLIDGDAGDDLLWGDDGDDTIFGGNGYDQLDGGEGDDSLSGENGDDELNGDAGNDVIRGGAGFDFVQGGADDDDIGGGDDDDTLNGNDGNDLVHGDDGNDVIAGQGGNDTLYGDDGDDVIRGNGDPFFDPLDPENTDADFISGGNGNDIVNGDEGDDVIEGNDGDDLLAGDDGNDSIAGGDGNDSITGNDGNDVVSGGDGDDVIQGNNGNDNLAGNEGDDLIYGGAGNDLVDGGDGNDQLAGDMGADTMFGGDGDDVMYGDTLYENLGNTPGGNDTMSGGDGNDYMSGGMGNDKMNGDDGDDTIRGDTGNDTIDGGLGDDNLEGESGNDKITGGEGDDHMSGGAGKDLFLFDATDSSPGFGDDVIGAPFSLGSGRDFNLANRDTLVFDVDAGFDPAADMFVITGDWDGQGDALDVYIFTAVGSVLIEDFWEGASAPIAAIAALGGYDTVDALNAYSQGNASYDMITFV, translated from the coding sequence ATGCCTACAGTTGGATCATCTAACGCACCGACCAATCCCAAAAATCCCACGGCTCGTGGCCAGGTATTGGGAACCAATGCGGTCGACTTCATCGATCTGAACACCCTCGTCCACACCGCGAACCTGCCTTATAACGCGCGCGGCAACGGCGGGGCGGACACCGTTTTCGGCAATAATTTCGACAACGATCTTTACGGCGATGCGGGTGACGACAATGTCATCGGCCGCAGCGGCAATGATCGCATCGACGGCGGAAACGGCAACGACACGCTGATCGGCGACCAGGCGAGCGTCTCGGTCCCCGCGCCGGGCCAAGTCCTTTACACCGGCGACGACAACGGTGTTGCGGATGGCAACGACACGCTGCTCGGCGGCGCTGGTGCCGACACCGCGTGGGGCGGCGGCGGGAACGACTTCCTCCGCGGCGATGCCGGAGACGACGTGCTTTATGGCCAATCGGGCGATGACCGCGCCGACGGCGGCGCTGGCAACGATATCGTCGATGGCGGCACCGGCAACGACAATCTCTACGGCGGGACCGAAACCGACGTGGTGACCGGCGGCGACGGCGACGACTATATCGATGGCGGCACCAACACCAATGGCGTCGACCTGCTTTCGGGCGGCGACGGCAACGATGTGATCTTCGGTGACAAGGGCGTCAATCGCAAAGCCGACGAAGATTATGCCTATAATCAGAGCAACTATAACCGCGGCATCGGCCAAGCCGACGAAATTTCCGGCGGCGCGGGCGACGACCAGATCTTCGGCCAAGGCGGCAACGATCTGATCGACGGCGATGCCGGCGATGACCTGTTGTGGGGCGATGATGGCGACGACACCATCTTCGGCGGCAACGGTTATGACCAGCTCGACGGCGGCGAAGGCGACGACTCGCTTTCCGGCGAAAATGGCGATGACGAACTTAACGGCGATGCGGGCAACGACGTCATCCGCGGCGGCGCGGGGTTCGACTTCGTCCAAGGCGGTGCCGACGATGACGACATCGGCGGCGGCGACGACGACGATACGCTGAACGGCAATGACGGCAACGACCTTGTCCACGGCGACGACGGCAACGACGTGATCGCTGGCCAGGGCGGTAACGACACCCTCTATGGCGATGACGGCGACGACGTGATCCGCGGCAACGGGGATCCCTTCTTCGACCCGCTTGATCCGGAGAATACCGATGCCGATTTCATCTCGGGCGGCAACGGCAACGACATCGTCAACGGTGACGAAGGCGATGACGTTATCGAAGGGAATGACGGCGACGACCTGCTCGCGGGTGATGACGGCAACGACAGCATCGCCGGCGGCGATGGCAACGACAGCATCACCGGCAACGACGGCAACGACGTTGTTTCAGGCGGCGACGGCGACGACGTCATTCAGGGCAACAACGGAAACGACAACCTCGCCGGCAACGAAGGTGACGACCTGATCTATGGCGGAGCCGGCAACGACCTGGTCGATGGCGGAGACGGCAATGACCAACTCGCCGGCGACATGGGCGCCGATACCATGTTCGGTGGCGACGGCGATGACGTCATGTATGGTGACACGCTGTACGAAAACCTGGGCAACACCCCGGGCGGCAACGACACCATGTCGGGCGGTGACGGCAACGACTATATGTCGGGCGGCATGGGCAACGACAAGATGAACGGCGATGACGGTGACGACACCATCCGGGGCGACACCGGCAACGACACCATCGACGGTGGTCTTGGCGATGACAATCTGGAAGGCGAAAGCGGCAACGACAAGATCACTGGCGGCGAAGGCGATGATCATATGTCGGGTGGCGCGGGCAAGGATCTGTTCCTGTTCGACGCGACCGATTCGTCGCCCGGCTTTGGCGACGACGTCATCGGCGCACCGTTCAGCCTCGGATCGGGCCGCGACTTCAACCTCGCGAACCGTGACACGCTGGTATTCGATGTCGATGCCGGCTTCGATCCCGCTGCCGACATGTTCGTCATCACCGGCGACTGGGACGGCCAGGGTGACGCGCTCGACGTGTACATCTTTACCGCGGTCGGCTCGGTGCTGATCGAGGACTTCTGGGAAGGCGCCTCGGCCCCGATCGCGGCGATCGCTGCGCTGGGTGGTTATGACACGGTTGATGCGCTCAACGCGTACAGCCAGGGCAATGCGTCCTACGACATGATCACGTTCGTCTGA
- a CDS encoding type I secretion system permease/ATPase has protein sequence MSWNPLAAGRASANPDNLLKKLLIPQKPIAVRLILFSAIANMAALAMSLFMMQVFDRVLTSQSKDTLFFLALAITLVVALGSTLDGIRQQVANRVGTWMAQQLGPTLLLRSLEQRLVAPNVRLEALREMMQVKNFISTPTVFSVVDMLWVPLYLLVVFLLHPVFGLLSAVGAAVLFGLTWYNERITRAAISRAQSLASSNMQYAESLVRNSEVIDAMGMGPDTIAHWRERYIAETDAVDRTQFQSSKILAWMKFVRNLVQIAVLGIGALLVLDQQLTGGAMIAGSILIARLLAPIEAAMSYWKQFVLARESLKRLSRFCDLPTPRPSQMALPKPSGAMAVEKLTYSAPGMKGAILKNVSFAIAPGTSLAIVGPSASGKTTLSRLLVGVLKPLSGHVRLDGADTFDWMRSDFGPNIGYLPQDVELLPGSIRENIGRFRPDARDADVIAAAKLADCHDMILHLDGGYDCVLTDGGHQLSGGQRQRIGLARALFGLPPLVVLDEPNASLDARGDAALLATIKKLKALNMTTIIVSHRANLLELADKILLMMDGQVAKFGDARTVVEEMAGKRRSIAPGEAAPPADPSNAKPAMFKHGGMEA, from the coding sequence ATGTCTTGGAACCCTCTCGCCGCTGGGCGGGCGTCTGCCAATCCGGACAATCTGCTCAAAAAGCTTTTGATCCCGCAAAAGCCGATTGCGGTTCGGCTCATCCTGTTCTCCGCGATCGCCAACATGGCGGCGCTGGCCATGTCACTATTCATGATGCAGGTCTTTGACCGCGTCCTGACCAGTCAGAGCAAAGACACGCTGTTCTTCCTCGCACTGGCAATCACTCTCGTCGTTGCGTTGGGTTCGACGCTCGACGGCATTCGGCAACAGGTTGCGAACCGGGTTGGCACCTGGATGGCGCAGCAATTGGGCCCGACGCTGCTGCTGCGCTCGCTTGAACAAAGGCTGGTCGCGCCGAACGTCCGGCTCGAAGCGCTCCGCGAAATGATGCAGGTCAAGAATTTCATCTCGACCCCGACGGTATTCAGCGTCGTCGACATGTTGTGGGTGCCGCTTTACTTGCTGGTCGTCTTTTTGCTGCACCCGGTCTTCGGCCTGCTGTCCGCGGTCGGCGCAGCAGTGTTGTTCGGCCTCACCTGGTACAATGAAAGGATCACGCGCGCGGCGATCAGTAGGGCCCAGTCACTCGCCAGCAGCAACATGCAATATGCCGAATCGCTGGTCCGCAACAGCGAAGTCATTGACGCCATGGGGATGGGCCCGGATACCATCGCACATTGGCGCGAGCGCTACATCGCCGAAACCGACGCGGTCGACCGCACCCAGTTTCAGTCTAGCAAGATCCTGGCGTGGATGAAGTTTGTCCGCAACCTCGTGCAGATCGCCGTCCTCGGCATCGGCGCGTTGCTCGTGCTCGACCAGCAGCTCACCGGGGGCGCGATGATTGCCGGATCGATCCTGATTGCGCGTCTGCTCGCACCAATCGAGGCGGCGATGAGCTATTGGAAACAGTTCGTGCTGGCGCGTGAAAGTCTAAAACGCCTGTCACGTTTTTGCGACCTGCCCACGCCGCGCCCGTCGCAGATGGCATTGCCCAAGCCGTCGGGCGCGATGGCCGTTGAAAAGCTGACCTACTCGGCGCCCGGCATGAAGGGTGCGATCCTTAAAAACGTCAGCTTTGCGATCGCGCCAGGAACGTCGCTGGCGATCGTTGGTCCGTCAGCGTCGGGCAAGACTACCTTGTCGCGGTTGCTCGTCGGAGTACTCAAGCCTTTGTCAGGGCATGTGCGGCTCGACGGCGCCGATACCTTCGACTGGATGCGCAGCGATTTTGGCCCGAACATCGGCTATCTGCCGCAGGACGTCGAACTGCTGCCCGGATCGATCCGCGAGAATATCGGGCGCTTTCGTCCCGATGCACGTGATGCTGACGTGATCGCGGCGGCAAAGCTGGCAGATTGCCACGATATGATCTTGCACCTCGATGGCGGCTATGACTGCGTCCTCACCGATGGCGGGCATCAGCTGTCAGGTGGTCAGCGTCAGCGCATCGGGCTGGCACGTGCGCTGTTCGGGCTGCCGCCGCTAGTCGTGCTCGACGAACCAAACGCCAGCCTTGATGCGCGCGGTGACGCGGCGCTGCTGGCAACGATCAAGAAGCTGAAGGCGCTCAACATGACGACGATCATCGTCTCGCATCGCGCCAATCTGCTCGAACTGGCGGACAAGATATTACTGATGATGGACGGTCAGGTTGCGAAATTCGGCGATGCCCGGACGGTGGTCGAAGAGATGGCCGGTAAGCGGCGGTCCATCGCGCCCGGCGAGGCCGCGCCCCCAGCAGATCCCAGCAACGCCAAACCAGCGATGTTCAAACACGGGGGAATGGAGGCATGA
- a CDS encoding helix-turn-helix transcriptional regulator, producing MEFPTQYHEATRDKAIRGDVHLFEALAGGEDHDVLADHCLSDDAAANTRRLWHDYLLQFDVRSAILTVTLPGTRRQRHSFLIGFDQMRGDPTATRHLLVMMQDIWERIGAQPVHHFQFSGALFRAAAGPIDAHVDSPLHNGIAIQMKRDGKDIRALFFRQDGEAHFSDRDAASLQLITPLLAESATGVAQLAQQSQRSAMLEGMFDRVSMAMALLSADAQPLFLNSAATILVEQRKWLIRAADGAIFAADPRQAKQLRESIRRAATASPDAPVEDVFRLDCRDGEWRLAYVISAKSRNGENMTRCAMVIIMGPGKVDAPTSLLEALGLLPSEQRFLGHFLKSSSLCTAAEGCGLSEETARTYLKRVRAKLGVHRQMELAGLISGLVLPLNAADGSARLGQ from the coding sequence ATGGAATTTCCAACCCAATATCACGAGGCGACGCGCGACAAAGCGATCCGCGGCGATGTCCACCTGTTTGAGGCGTTGGCAGGGGGCGAAGATCATGACGTCTTGGCGGACCATTGCCTGTCGGACGATGCCGCCGCCAACACCCGGCGGCTCTGGCACGATTACTTGCTGCAATTTGATGTGAGGTCGGCGATTTTGACCGTCACACTGCCGGGAACGAGGCGTCAACGTCACTCCTTTTTGATCGGCTTCGACCAGATGCGCGGCGACCCCACCGCTACTCGGCATCTGCTGGTAATGATGCAGGATATCTGGGAGCGGATCGGCGCGCAGCCGGTGCATCATTTCCAGTTTTCCGGCGCCCTGTTCCGCGCGGCAGCTGGACCGATTGACGCTCACGTCGACAGTCCGCTCCACAACGGCATTGCGATCCAGATGAAGCGTGATGGCAAGGACATTCGCGCGCTGTTTTTTCGCCAGGATGGCGAGGCGCATTTCAGCGATCGTGATGCGGCATCACTGCAGCTGATCACGCCGCTACTGGCAGAGTCGGCCACCGGGGTGGCGCAGCTGGCACAGCAGTCGCAACGCTCTGCCATGCTGGAGGGTATGTTTGACCGGGTTTCGATGGCGATGGCGCTGTTGTCGGCCGACGCACAGCCCCTGTTTTTAAACAGTGCGGCCACCATTTTGGTCGAACAGCGAAAATGGCTGATCCGCGCCGCTGACGGCGCGATTTTCGCCGCAGATCCGAGGCAAGCCAAGCAATTGCGCGAAAGCATACGCCGCGCCGCCACCGCATCGCCCGATGCGCCGGTCGAAGATGTCTTCCGGCTCGATTGCCGCGATGGTGAATGGCGACTCGCCTACGTCATCTCGGCCAAATCGCGTAACGGAGAGAACATGACGCGCTGTGCCATGGTGATCATAATGGGTCCGGGCAAGGTCGATGCACCGACATCGCTGCTCGAAGCGCTCGGCTTGCTGCCGTCCGAACAGCGGTTCTTGGGCCACTTCCTGAAATCGAGCAGCCTGTGCACTGCGGCGGAAGGGTGCGGGCTGTCGGAGGAGACGGCGCGGACGTATCTGAAGCGCGTGCGCGCAAAGTTGGGTGTTCATCGCCAGATGGAGTTGGCCGGATTGATCTCGGGTCTGGTGCTGCCGCTGAACGCTGCGGATGGCTCTGCGCGACTGGGACAATAG